The Pyrus communis chromosome 9, drPyrComm1.1, whole genome shotgun sequence genome has a segment encoding these proteins:
- the LOC137745777 gene encoding uncharacterized protein At5g01610-like produces MDQILNKAGSYWFNQKATKELSSVGDDINSLQSSVEGGAKWLVNKLKGKMQKPLPELLKDFDLAIGIFPRDATNYEFNEETGKLTVYIPTVCEVGYRDSSVLRFFTTVTGYLKKGRLEDIQGMKTKVLIWVNVSCITSEGSKLHFTAGLKRSRSREAYEVQRDGITVEKF; encoded by the exons ATGGATCAGATTTTGAACAAGGCCGGATCCTACTGGTTCAACCAGAAGGCCACCAAGGAGCTCTCCTCCGTCGGGGATGACATCAAc TCATTGCAAAGCAGTGTCGAAGGAGGAGCCAAATGGTTGGTTAATAAACTCAAAG GGAAAATGCAAAAGCCGTTGCCTGAGCTTCTAAAGGATTTTGACTTGGCAATAGGAATCTTTCCTCGTGATGCTACCAACTATGAGTTTAATGAGGAGACTGGGAAACTTACCGTCTACATACCGACTGTCTGTGAAGTGGGCTACAGAGATTCATCTGTTCTGCGTTTTTTCACCACTGTAACTGGATATTTGAAGAAAGGAAGGCTAGAAGACATACAGGGGATGAAGACTAAGGTGCTTATATGGGTAAATGTGTCATGCATCACATCAGAGGGATCGAAGCTCCATTTCACAGCTGGGTTGAAGAGAAGCAGGAGTAGAGAGGCTTATGAGGTTCAAAGAGACGGAATTACTGTTGAAAAGTTTTAA
- the LOC137745776 gene encoding uncharacterized protein, whose translation MATDVSAAFRPVPQPHDFHPEISVSPSSAHDGLEFWQFMIAGSIAGLVEHMAMFPVDTLKTRMQVFGGSCSVQPIGVRQALGSILKLEGPAGLYRGIGAMGLGAGPAHAVYFSVYEMFKEYFTRGNPNSSVAHAVSGVFATVASDAVITPMDVVKQRLQLQSSPYKGVADCVRRVLVEEGVGAFYKSYRTTVVMNAPFTAVHFATYEAAKRGLMEVSPESANDERLVVHATAGAAAGALAAAVTTPLDVVKTQLQCQGVCGCDRFLSNSIWDVVRSLVMKDGYRSLMRGWIPRMLFHAPAAAICWSTYETSKTFFQELNGSDSSRT comes from the exons ATGGCCACGGATGTCTCCGCCGCATTCCGACCCGTTCCTCAACCCCACGACTTCCACCCTGAAATATCGGTATCCCCCTCCTCCGCCCACGACGGCCTAGAGTTCTGGCAGTTCATGATAGCCGGCTCCATAGCGGGCCTAGTTGAACACATGGCTATGTTCCCAGTTGACACCCTCAAAACCCGCATGCAGGTTTTTGGCGGGTCCTGCTCCGTTCAACCTATTGGAGTTAGACAGGCCCTCGGCTCGATTCTGAAGCTCGAAGGCCCCGCAGGGCTCTACCGCGGCATCGGCGCAATGGGGCTCGGAGCAGGACCTGCCCATGCAGTTTATTTCTCAGTGTACGAGATGTTCAAGGAGTATTTCACACGTGGGAATCCCAACAGCTCGGTGGCGCATGCGGTTTCTGGGGTGTTTGCGACCGTTGCAAGCGACGCGGTGATCACACCGATGGACGTGGTGAAACAGAGGCTGCAGCTGCAGAGCAGTCCGTACAAGGGAGTTGCGGATTGTGTGAGGAGGGTTTTAGTGGAAGAAGGGGTTGGAGCATTTTACAAGTCGTACAGGACGACTGTCGTGATGAATGCCCCGTTTACTGCCGTCCATTTCGCTACGTATGAGGCAGCGAAACGAGGGCTGATGGAGGTGTCGCCGGAGAGTGCGAACGACGAGAGGCTGGTGGTTCATGCCACTGCAGGTGCGGCTGCTGGGGCTTTAGCGGCGGCTGTGACCACCCCGCTTGATGTTGTGAAAACTCAATTGCAGTGCCAG GGGGTTTGCGGATGCGATAGATTTTTGAGCAACTCGATATGGGATGTTGTTCGAAGCCTGGTGATGAAGGATGGATACCGCAGTCTTATGCGAGGTTGGATTCCAAGGATGCTCTTCCATGCCCCTGCTGCTGCAATTTGCTGGTCAACTTATGAAACATCAAAAACTTTCTTTCAAGAACTCAATGGCAGTGACAGTTCCAGGACCTGA
- the LOC137744878 gene encoding ferritin-4, chloroplastic-like has product MSTMSLRAISTFSVPSKLGDQGGAVSTLLSNSKLGSSSSALSFKQQRKLEKFAVSASSEAVALTGVVFQPFEEVKNGAFVVPVSPQVSLARQRYTDESEAAINEQINVEYNVSYVYHALFAYFDRDNVALKGLAKFFKESSEEEREHAEKLMEYQNKRGGRVKLHSVIAAPTEFDHAEKGDALYAMELALSLEKLTNEKLLNLHKVADQNNDPQLMDFIESEFLAEQVEAIKKIADYVTQLRRVGKGHGVWHFDQYLLHEGDAAN; this is encoded by the exons ATGTCGACGATGTCTCTGAGGGCCATTTCGACGTTTTCCGTCCCATCCAAGCTAGGGGACCAAGGCGGTGCTGTTAGCACCCTCTTGTCCAACTCAAAACTTGGATCATCCTCTTCTGCTCTGAGCTTTAAACAGCAGCGAAAACTCGAAAAGTTTGCGGTTTCTGCATCAAGCGAAGCAGTGGCGTTGACCGGAGTCGTGTTCCAGCCGTTTGAGGAGGTGAAGAACGGTGCTTTTGTTGTCCCTGTGTCTCCTCAGGTCTCTCTTGCCCGTCAGCGTTACACAGATGAGTCCGAGGCCGCCATCAATGAGCAGATCAA TGTGGAATACAATGTGTCGTATGTGTACCATGCACTGTTTGCGTACTTTGACAGGGACAACGTTGCTCTCAAGGGCCTTGCCAA GTTTTTCAAGGAATCAAGCGAGGAAGAAAGAGAACATGCCGAAAAGCTGATGGAATATCAG AACAAGCGAGGTGGGAGAGTGAAACTGCACTCTGTAATCGCGGCGCCTACGGAGTTTGATCATGCAGAAAAGGGAGATGCATTGTATG CTATGGAGTTAGCCTTGTCTTTGGAGAAGCTGACAAATGAAAAACTCTTGAACTTGCATAAG GTTGCAGACCAGAACAATGATCCCCAGTTGATGGATTTTATCGAGAGCGAGTTTCTGGCTGAGCAG GTTGAGGCCATCAAGAAGATAGCTGACTATGTCACTCAACTGAGGAGGGTTGGAAAAGGCCATG GAGTGTGGCACTTTGACCAGTATCTCCTTCATGAGGGTGATGCTGCAAACTGA
- the LOC137746236 gene encoding uncharacterized protein has product MEDVIPESESLLLPVNLRHTNGGANTEGHGAVNGGEGTAKGSVHSEQGEDKEVDAEKKSMIGGTEEEEEKGGGGIITHLISIVSPRSAPKGGDAGKRKGEFKVDDAGNGDFSNKSGREGGGGENGNGGVFSNLISNFFNQSNGGGEGGGGEVDEVNKEDEKVMKDIGNKRMKTAEEGGGGGGIIDNIISHIPTSLPDDAAPTTDEASILITSIVKD; this is encoded by the exons atggagGATGTTATACCAGAGTCTGAAAGCCTGCTGCTTCCGGTGAATCTCCGCCATACAAATGGCGGAGCCAACACAGAAGGTCATGGAGCTGTTAATGGAGGTGAAGGGACGGCAAAAGGGTCCGTTCACAGCGAGCAAGGTGAGGACAAAGAAGTTGATGCAGAGAAGAAAAGCATGATCGGAGGTactgaggaggaagaagaaaagggaggTGGTGGGATTATAACACACCTTATATCTATAGTTTCCCCGAGGAGCGCTCCGAAAGGCGGGGAtgctggaaaaagaaaaggtgagTTTAAAGTCGATGATGCGGGGAACGGGGATTTTTCTAATAAGTCGGGGAGagagggtggtggtggtgaaaaTGGTAATGGAGGGGTTTTCTCAAATCTCATCTCCAACTTTTTTAACCAGAGTAATGGCGgcggagaaggaggaggaggagaggttGATGAGGTGAATAAAGAAGATGAGAAGGTGATGAAGGATATTGGGAATAAGAGGATGAAGACGGCGGAGGAGGGTGGCGGTGGAGGTGGCATCATTGACAACATTATCTCTCACATACCTACATCACTTCCAG ATGATGCAGCTCCGACAACGGATGAGGCCTCCATTCTTATTACCTCGATTGTCAAAGACTAA
- the LOC137745019 gene encoding protein TIC 56, chloroplastic translates to MASINFNPFESWFKKPPNPLPPINFLPLTDSFFHRTTAAQSPPNFSSLSLSNLFNGPPKPDPKNPSDPEPEKPGHYTQMLERFFWECENDPDYRHAPEVEKILNEDPIFEKKENPTEEELRENERFWKEFRESPVVKFLAQAEKIADMVNEVELKENDRPYRDEDKKLWQAVPHFIGPEGRPMPRKAIKTRQESDDKFWDFARQFFFGLWGFRQRPYPPGRPIDVAQAIGYKRLEKRYYDFIMRSGGFYYKDRLGRTRGPLELITLKTAWGAGIIDKDTFIWGEDMDEWAPIHMVYGLEPAIATWEVRLAAGATALIHKLQKGIPPWVPLKGREKKTYKQLQEEAVESKRRDLAVLEANDGVWPGVRTPSHALFLWASGSELTTILEEDHMPNKYISKALRVELSKIIPGLRPWEVLSVEQAMDQITYEGEWFREPLGSYTTGPPYIRAWNNDVKRLYNIFDNLSSRVYQKLERTIPGFDKIMEKVQADAAARDAKRKARREAEMKAEQEKALGIQSDD, encoded by the exons ATGGCCTCCATCAACTTCAACCCCTTCGAAAGCTGGTTCAAAAAACCCCCAAACCCCCTGCCACCCATCAACTTTCTCCCCCTCACTGACTCTTTCTTCCACCGCACCACCGCGGCCCAATCCCCTCCCAATTTCTCCTCCCTTAGCCTCTCAAACCTCTTCAACGGCCCCCCGAAACCCGACCCCAAAAACCCATCTGACCCCGAGCCGGAAAAACCCGGACACTACACCCAGATGCTGGAGCGGTTCTTCTGGGAGTGCGAGAACGACCCGGATTACAGACACGCCCCGGAAGTCGAGAAGATTCTGAACGAAGACCCGATTTTCGAAAAGAAGGAGAACCCAACGGAGGAGGAGCTCCGGGAGAACGAGAGGTTCTGGAAGGAGTTCCGGGAGAGCCCGGTGGTGAAGTTTCTGGCTCAGGCGGAGAAGATTGCGGATATGGTCAATGAAGTGGAGCTGAAGGAGAATGATAGGCCGTACAGGGACGAGGATAAGAAGCTGTGGCAGGCGGTGCCGCATTTTATTGGGCCGGAAGGGAGGCCAATGCCGAGGAAGGCGATAAAGACGAGGCAGGAGTCTGATGATAAGTTCTGGGATTTTGCAAGGCAGTTCTTTTTTGGGCTTTGGGGGTTCCGCCAGCGCCCCTACCCACCCGGCCGGCCTATCGATGTTGCTCAGGCAATCGGGTATAAGCGGCTCGAAAAGCGGTATTATGATT TTATCATGAGGAGCGGTGGATTTTACTATAAGGACCGGTTAGGTCGAACAAGAGGTCCGTTGGAGCTAATAACCCTTAAAACGGCTTGGGGTGCTGGGATTATTGATAAAGACACGTTCATTTGGGGTGAGGACATGGATGAATGGGCTCCAATTCACATGGTTTACGGGTTGGAACCCGCTATTGCCACTTGGGAAG TTAGACTTGCGGCTGGTGCAACTGCTTTGATTCACAAACTACAAAAAGGAATTCCTCCTTGGGTTCCACTCAAGGGACGTGAGAAGAAAACCTATAAGCAGCTACAAGAGGAGGCTGTAGAAAGCAAGAGACGTGACTTAGCAGTACTTGAAGCTAACGATGGTGTTTGGCCAGGTGTTCGAACTCCGAGTCATGCTTTATTTCTTTGGGCTAGTGGCTCTGAACTGACAACAATTCTAGAAGAGGATCACATGCCAAACAAATACATTTCAAAAGCTCTTAG GGTTGAATTGTCTAAAATTATACCTGGGTTAAGGCCATGGGAGGTTCTAAGTGTGGAACAAGCAATGGATCAGATAACATATGAGGGAGAGTGGTTCCGTGAACCTCTTGGCTCGTACACGACAGGTCCTCCATACATTCGAGCTTGGAATAATGATGTCAAG AGACTATATAATATTTTCGACAACCTAAGCAGCCGAGTCTACCAGAAACTGGAGCGAACAATTCCTGGTTTTGATAAGATAATGGAGAAGGTCCAAGCTGATGCTGCTGCAAGGGATGCCAAACGGAAGGCAAGAAGAGAGGCAGAGATGAAAGCCGAGCAGGAAAAAGCCTTGGGAATTCAAAGTGATGATTAA
- the LOC137745590 gene encoding APO protein 4, mitochondrial-like, translating to MALRKKLCERSNFNGKIMDSFARYYSLKMDLRKLKPMIQKRIQNRAKDYPVPAMVPVAQEVLDSRRLIMQGVSTLLKMVPVLACKFCPEVYIGEKGHLIQTCCGFKRRGKNRVHEWIVGGLKDVLVPVEAFHLKHMFQDVIKHHQRFDFERVPAVVELCWQAGANDGNYLNWNSESDCVGVDGAESLSSDELILVASGTLRAWEILRNGVEKLLMVYPGKVCKHCSEVHVGPSGHKARLCGIFKYESWQGTHFWRKANVDDLVPPKTVWRRRPQDPQVLLNEGRGFYGHAPAVVELCTQAGAIAPPKYHCMMKLQGVSTILGDQRLLHPNDQM from the exons ATGGCACTGAGGAAGAAATTGTGCGAGAGATCCAATTTCAATGGCAAAATTATGGACAGCTTTGCAAGGTATTACAGCTTGAAGATGGACTTAAGGAAGCTAAAGCCTATGATTCAAAAGAGAATCCAAAACCGAGCTAAAGATTACCCAGTGCCGGCCATGGTACCAGTTGCCCAGGAGGTCCTTGATTCGCGGAGGCTCATTATGCAAGGTGTCTCTACTCTCCTCAAAATGGTACCAGTTTTGGCCTGCAA GTTCTGTCCAGAAGTATATATAGGTGAGAAAGGCCACTTAATTCAGACTTGTTGTGGCTTCAAACGTCGTGGCAAAAATCGAGTTCATGAATGGATAGTTGGTGGTTTGAAAGATGTGCTTGTTCCAGTAGAGGCATTTCACCTCAAGCACATGTTCCAGGATGTTATAAAACACCATCAGAGGTTTGACTTTGAACGTGTTCCTGCAGTTGTCGAGCTATGCTGGCAAGCAGGGGCAAATGATGGAAATTATTTAAATTGGAACTCTGAAAGTGATTGTGTTGGCGTTGATGGAGCTGAGTCTTTGTCATCTGATGAACTGATTCTGGTTGCCAGTGGAACTTTGAGGGCATGGGAAATACTTAGAAATGGCGTGGAGAAGTTGCTGATGGTTTATCCAGGGAAAGTCTGTAAACATTGTTCAGAAGTTCATGTTGGGCCATCTGGGCATAAGGCTAGGCTTTGCGGAATTTTTAAGTATGAGAGTTGGCAGGGAACCCATTTTTGGAGGAAGGCAAATGTAGATGATCTTGTACCTCCAAAGACTGTATGGCGGCGGCGTCCTCAGGATCCTCAAGTACTTTTGAATGAAGGAAGGGGATTTTATGGGCATGCTCCGGCAGTAGTAGAACTATGCACACAGGCAGGTGCCATTGCACCTCCAAAGTATCACTGCATGATGAAACTGCAGGGTGTAAGTACCATACTTGGAGATCAAAGGTTGCTCCACCCGAATGATCAAATGTAA